A single genomic interval of Arctopsyche grandis isolate Sample6627 chromosome 8, ASM5162203v2, whole genome shotgun sequence harbors:
- the Actbeta gene encoding inhibin subunit beta, whose amino-acid sequence MAGSAGVRVQGALGGSWQRIDVTGGVRSWGGSGPLLLLLDCSGCGRGVRVPLWGGARPFLVLRAAPGGARRVRRRALDCGPDARDQCCKQRFYVSFRALGWDDWIIAPRGYYANYCRGECGNNRTPDTFLTYYSHVLDEYRRLDRLAGLRPCCAPLKFSSMSLIYFGPDSNIIKRDLPKMVVDECGCP is encoded by the coding sequence ATGGCCGGATCTGCTGGGGTACGCGTGCAGGGCGCATTAGGCGGCTCGTGGCAACGCATCGACGTGACGGGGGGCGTACGCTCTTGGGGTGGCAGCGGTCCTCTACTGCTGCTGCTGGACTGTTCAGGGTGTGGCCGAGGAGTGCGCGTACCCCTATGGGGGGGCGCACGTCCTTTCCTCGTGCTCCGAGCCGCCCCCGGGGGGGCGCGCCGTGTCCGAAGACGCGCCCTAGACTGCGGCCCTGACGCTCGCGACCAGTGCTGCAAGCAACGCTTCTACGTCAGCTTCCGAGCCCTCGGCTGGGACGACTGGATCATCGCTCCCAGGGGATACTATGCTAATTACTGTCGGGGTGAGTGCGGGAACAACCGCACCCCTGACACTTTCCTCACTTACTATTCGCACGTGCTGGACGAGTACAGGAGGCTCGACCGGTTGGCGGGACTACGCCCCTGTTGCGCCCCCCTCAAGTTCTCCAGCATGTCGCTCATCTACTTCGGACCAGACTCCAACATCATCAAGCGAGACCTGCCTAAGATGGTGGTCGACGAGTGCGGCTGCCCCTGA